The Candidatus Thermodiscus eudorianus genome has a segment encoding these proteins:
- a CDS encoding antitoxin family protein, translating to MSKVIRARYERGVLKPLEPLEFREGEEVTIKIIEVGERRKLLRRHRGALGRAPKELLDRFMLEAEEQ from the coding sequence TTGTCTAAGGTTATTAGGGCAAGATATGAGAGGGGCGTACTCAAGCCACTAGAGCCTCTAGAGTTTAGAGAAGGAGAGGAAGTGACGATTAAGATTATAGAGGTTGGGGAGAGGAGGAAGCTCCTTAGGAGGCATCGGGGGGCTTTGGGTCGTGCTCCCAAGGAGCTTCTCGATAGGTTCATGTTGGAGGCTGAGGAGCAGTAA
- a CDS encoding PIN domain-containing protein: MLFLDTNAIIYYLHDVKPYSQAVEDMVSSEDELYTSIRVIDEAVFTIVRTKAWLELGIRRIEKLREYIKTHGYKFFEAELNELTTLLKDAKVTVLEDKAKPQELIDTARKHRLLPADALIALTCKHYGIERILTFDEDFKRVPWLTILP, translated from the coding sequence ATGCTGTTCCTAGACACCAACGCTATAATCTATTACCTCCACGACGTTAAACCCTACTCTCAAGCTGTAGAGGACATGGTATCGAGTGAGGACGAGCTATACACTAGCATCCGCGTAATAGACGAGGCAGTATTCACCATCGTGAGGACCAAGGCATGGCTGGAGCTAGGGATACGGCGTATAGAGAAGCTGAGAGAATACATCAAGACCCACGGCTACAAGTTCTTCGAGGCGGAGCTAAACGAGCTAACCACGCTACTAAAGGACGCGAAAGTGACCGTACTAGAAGATAAAGCGAAACCCCAAGAACTCATCGATACAGCCAGAAAGCATCGCCTACTACCCGCAGACGCCCTAATAGCGTTAACCTGCAAACACTACGGCATAGAGAGGATCCTAACATTTGACGAAGACTTCAAACGAGTACCCTGGCTAACAATCCTCCCCTAA
- a CDS encoding winged helix-turn-helix domain-containing protein, which produces MKEDKRLKLLLAWLLEGSRGGATRARIMLELKDNPSNPNQLSRRLGLNYRTIIHHLEVLERHGLVERIGSGYGAPYTLSDLALENWDVIFEVACRVLGDGECSRSGTY; this is translated from the coding sequence TTGAAGGAAGACAAGAGGCTGAAACTCTTATTGGCTTGGCTGCTGGAGGGGAGTAGAGGAGGAGCTACGAGGGCCCGCATAATGCTTGAACTTAAAGATAACCCGAGTAACCCGAACCAGCTGTCGAGGCGTCTTGGATTGAACTATAGGACTATAATCCACCATTTGGAGGTATTGGAGCGGCATGGCTTGGTGGAGAGGATAGGCAGTGGTTATGGGGCGCCGTATACTCTAAGCGATCTCGCACTGGAGAACTGGGATGTTATTTTTGAGGTGGCTTGCAGGGTTTTAGGTGATGGGGAGTGTTCACGTTCTGGGACCTATTAA